In Rhipicephalus microplus isolate Deutch F79 chromosome 7, USDA_Rmic, whole genome shotgun sequence, one genomic interval encodes:
- the LOC142767213 gene encoding lysosomal alpha-mannosidase-like: MSVLPDRPQGGTAYQPGTIELMIHRRFMGHDGKGVMQSLNDLGVDRKGLVVRGRHLLHLGRMDVAAVRVRQLANALVMAPVLAFSEGISPQTRTIETRNFRGLGAALPHGVQLLTLQQHEPKRVLFRLEYMQPAIVPRETPMADVAVPLHALMSTYETTNVREVTLTASQWLDEQPEQFEWNVTVASGRRRGHAPRRSGDAFDHDKGAIIKAHMAVGEIRTFIADLVLPK; encoded by the exons ATGAGCGTGCTGCCAGACAGGCCGCAAGGGGGCACCGCCTACCAGCCTGGCACCATTGAGCTCATG ATCCACCGACGGTTCATGGGCCACGACGGCAAGGGAGTCATGCAGTCTCTAAACGACTTGGGTGTCGACAGGAAAGGTCTGGTGGTCCGTGGCCGCCATCTGCTCCACCTGGGTCGCATGGACGTAGCCGCTGTGCGCGTCCGACAGCTGGCCAACGCACTCGTCATGGCGCCCGTACTCGCCTTCTCCGAGGGAATCTCGCCACAGACGAGAACGATCGAGACGCGCAAC TTCCGCGGCCTGGGTGCTGCCCTGCCGCACGGCGTGCAACTGCTCACCCTGCAGCAGCACGAACCCAAGAGAGTGCTGTTCCGGCTAGAGTACATGCAACCAGCCATCGTGCCCCGCGAGACGCCCATGGCCGACGTGGCCGTACCCTTGCAC GCCCTGATGTCCACGTACGAGACGACCAACGTGCGCGAGGTGACCCTGACGGCGAGCCAGTGGCTGGACGAGCAGCCAGAGCAGTTCGAGTGGAACGTGACGGTGGCCAGCGGACGGCGACGCGGGCACGCGCCCCGGCGAAGCGGGGACGCCTTCGACCACGACAAAGGCGCCATCATCAAGGCCCACATGGCCGTCGGAGAGATTCGCACCTTCATCGCCGACCTGGTGCTGCCCAAGTAG